One Deinococcus cellulosilyticus NBRC 106333 = KACC 11606 genomic window carries:
- a CDS encoding Ig domain-containing protein — protein MRNWFLGASLVLMVACSGAENTANLPKDSLRISNSTLSNAIVNESYNAPLGVLGGVAPYIVTLVDGKLPAGVTLTNTSPINLSGTPTEKGNFNFTVQVTDANLSTKVQKYTLVVTDKPPPDLSLQLPGTPVKSATRIPVVLNNAENVAGGRFTMTLPEGLTVKSVQPATGKPLVVWFVKSNLLTVDFAFTQKFFRNKNALFLEVESNKEAGVYVPSISSSNYDLRDGNAKKLAGADLVTPPAPPTPKPAETPKAGETPASGTTPSTSTPAGSTENQAPAGDPVDPDAQPATPTGPQNPAPGDNPEGEPTGSENMGGGSSTERENVTPPATTPTPPQTELPDENRPTQPTPPSDSSNEGR, from the coding sequence ATGCGAAACTGGTTTCTGGGCGCAAGCCTGGTGTTGATGGTGGCCTGCTCGGGTGCAGAGAACACTGCCAACCTTCCCAAAGACAGCCTGCGGATCTCCAACTCCACCCTGAGCAATGCCATCGTCAATGAAAGCTACAACGCCCCTCTGGGCGTACTGGGCGGAGTTGCACCCTACATTGTCACCCTGGTGGATGGAAAACTTCCAGCAGGGGTCACCCTCACCAACACATCTCCGATCAACCTTTCTGGAACGCCCACAGAGAAAGGCAACTTCAACTTCACCGTGCAGGTGACCGATGCCAACCTGTCCACCAAAGTCCAGAAATACACCCTGGTGGTCACCGACAAACCCCCACCAGACCTGAGCCTGCAACTGCCAGGGACCCCCGTCAAGTCGGCCACCCGCATTCCTGTGGTCCTGAACAATGCGGAAAATGTGGCCGGAGGTCGATTCACCATGACCCTCCCTGAGGGCCTGACCGTGAAAAGTGTGCAGCCTGCCACCGGAAAACCCCTGGTGGTCTGGTTTGTCAAAAGCAACCTGCTCACCGTGGACTTTGCTTTCACCCAGAAGTTCTTCCGCAACAAGAACGCCCTGTTTCTGGAAGTGGAGTCCAACAAGGAAGCCGGGGTTTATGTGCCCTCCATTTCCTCCAGCAATTATGACCTGCGGGACGGCAACGCCAAGAAACTTGCAGGTGCAGATCTGGTCACCCCTCCGGCCCCACCCACGCCCAAACCTGCAGAGACACCCAAAGCTGGAGAAACACCTGCATCCGGGACCACCCCATCCACCAGCACACCAGCTGGAAGCACGGAAAATCAGGCTCCTGCAGGAGATCCCGTAGACCCGGATGCTCAGCCTGCAACCCCAACGGGCCCACAGAATCCTGCACCTGGAGACAACCCTGAGGGTGAGCCCACAGGCTCAGAAAACATGGGTGGAGGTTCCAGCACAGAGCGGGAAAATGTGACCCCTCCTGCAACCACCCCAACCCCCCCTCAGACAGAATTGCCTGATGAGAACCGCCCCACCCAGCCCACCCCTCCCTCTGATTCCAGCAACGAAGGACGATGA
- a CDS encoding RNA-binding S4 domain-containing protein: MEGTMDLQDWLKLHDWVQTGGHAKVVIQSGLVKVNDQVETRRRRKLRDGDTVAYQGRTATVHL, translated from the coding sequence ATGGAAGGCACCATGGACCTGCAAGACTGGCTGAAGCTGCACGATTGGGTGCAGACGGGCGGCCACGCCAAGGTCGTGATTCAGAGTGGTCTGGTGAAAGTCAACGATCAGGTGGAAACCCGCCGCCGCAGAAAACTGCGCGATGGGGACACCGTGGCTTACCAGGGGAGAACCGCCACCGTACACTTATGA
- a CDS encoding ComF family protein translates to MQTFLRTLFPQTCPGCHRPLKDHQAVCPECTPKTAHLTSESVLRDTSEPHLVYLGPAEGKLRRMVHALKYHHNHKIAQSVAPALSRSIPQSWKLDVICPVPLHPRRERERGYNQSRLLGEAIGARLGVSTRDLLKRVVYTHQQARLRQQERNHNMNGVFALNASVQNLNVLLVDDVLSTGATLNASAQILQQGGANAVYFLVIAR, encoded by the coding sequence ATGCAAACTTTTTTGAGGACTTTGTTTCCACAAACCTGTCCGGGATGCCACCGGCCCCTGAAAGACCATCAGGCGGTCTGTCCGGAGTGCACCCCAAAAACGGCTCACCTGACTTCCGAAAGCGTCCTCCGGGACACCAGTGAACCCCATCTGGTCTATCTTGGACCTGCAGAGGGCAAACTGCGCCGCATGGTGCATGCCCTCAAATACCACCACAACCACAAAATCGCGCAGTCTGTGGCACCTGCTCTGAGCCGCAGCATCCCTCAAAGCTGGAAGCTGGATGTCATCTGTCCGGTTCCTCTTCACCCCAGACGGGAAAGAGAACGCGGGTACAACCAGAGCCGCCTGCTTGGAGAGGCCATTGGTGCCCGTCTGGGCGTGTCCACCCGTGACCTGCTGAAACGTGTGGTCTACACCCACCAGCAGGCCAGACTCCGCCAGCAGGAGCGCAACCACAACATGAACGGGGTCTTTGCCCTGAATGCCTCTGTCCAGAACCTGAATGTTCTGCTGGTCGATGATGTGCTCAGCACCGGAGCGACTCTTAATGCATCTGCTCAAATCTTACAGCAGGGAGGCGCAAACGCAGTGTACTTTCTGGTTATCGCACGTTGA
- a CDS encoding DUF1684 domain-containing protein: MTDIQHYRERKDAHFKGPHSPLSSEKKQGFSGLKYYPVDEDYTFRLQADHDETLRIIEIQTNTEEMREYQVWGYVDVPFPQGVHRIELYVPVEEDDPQRLFVPFKDKTNGHTTYGGGRYIDAPLDGDEVLLDFNMAYNPYCAYDESWSCPLPPVANWIPFEVPAGEKAL, translated from the coding sequence ATGACTGACATCCAACATTACCGGGAGCGCAAAGACGCACACTTCAAGGGGCCCCACAGTCCCCTCAGCAGTGAGAAAAAACAGGGTTTTTCTGGCCTCAAGTATTATCCTGTCGATGAGGACTACACTTTCAGGCTGCAAGCCGACCACGACGAGACCCTGAGGATCATCGAAATTCAGACCAACACCGAAGAGATGCGCGAATATCAGGTGTGGGGTTATGTGGATGTGCCCTTTCCTCAGGGGGTGCACCGGATTGAACTCTATGTCCCCGTGGAAGAGGACGATCCCCAGCGCCTGTTTGTTCCCTTCAAGGACAAGACCAATGGGCACACCACCTATGGCGGAGGCCGTTACATCGATGCCCCACTGGACGGGGACGAAGTGCTGCTGGATTTCAACATGGCGTACAACCCCTACTGTGCCTATGACGAAAGCTGGTCCTGCCCCCTGCCTCCGGTGGCAAACTGGATTCCTTTTGAGGTCCCCGCAGGCGAGAAAGCCCTGTAA
- a CDS encoding VC0807 family protein, giving the protein MKVPKIVVDLIFTLAIPLMLLSDNLFKTGFSFSEQWGARNAYIVAALIPTAYILIDFYRTRVINPYTIVAAASALLNGALAFLQVDGWKFALRDSYAHIVIFIIAAISLAMNRPFFGELMKMILNPDNDAKKALYQKFVASSAIQKAVITGTIIIMVEALLNGAINFIMNYKNVIADFGTKEFNAQKAGVDAAMRPISIVMNLISYGLAFYFVTWNSKNEFGEKASPMEDHFWEALEQHHNPQPTPNSAD; this is encoded by the coding sequence GTGAAAGTACCTAAGATCGTCGTTGACCTCATCTTCACTCTGGCCATCCCCCTGATGCTCTTGAGTGACAACCTGTTCAAAACAGGCTTTTCTTTTTCTGAACAGTGGGGTGCCCGCAACGCCTACATTGTGGCTGCCCTGATTCCGACCGCATATATCCTGATTGATTTTTACCGCACCCGTGTCATCAATCCCTACACCATCGTGGCTGCTGCAAGTGCCCTCCTGAACGGTGCACTGGCTTTTCTGCAGGTGGATGGCTGGAAATTTGCACTGCGTGACTCTTACGCCCACATCGTCATCTTCATCATTGCGGCCATTTCACTGGCCATGAACCGCCCTTTCTTTGGCGAACTGATGAAGATGATCCTCAACCCCGACAATGATGCCAAGAAAGCCCTCTACCAGAAGTTTGTGGCTTCCTCTGCCATCCAGAAGGCTGTGATCACCGGGACGATCATCATCATGGTGGAGGCCCTGCTCAACGGTGCCATCAACTTCATCATGAATTACAAAAACGTGATTGCGGACTTCGGGACCAAGGAATTCAATGCCCAGAAGGCGGGGGTGGATGCGGCCATGCGCCCCATCAGCATTGTCATGAACCTGATCTCTTACGGTCTGGCCTTCTATTTTGTGACCTGGAACAGCAAAAACGAATTTGGGGAAAAAGCCAGTCCCATGGAGGACCACTTCTGGGAGGCCCTGGAGCAACACCACAACCCCCAGCCCACCCCGAACTCTGCCGATTGA
- the pstS gene encoding phosphate ABC transporter substrate-binding protein PstS: MKTLYTISIMLLSAAHAVSLQGAGASFPYPLYSKYFAEYKKLRNIEVNYQSIGSGGGQRQILQQTVDFGASDQPMSDRDLRKALPGNKLLHIPTALGAVVVTYNLPGVKARLQFDGKTLSSIFMGDIRLWNDAAIAKLNPGVKLPPLPISVARRADSSGTTYIFTDFLSKISPGFQKKVGRSQEPNWGNYTIGAKGNDGVTAVVKQTPGSIGYVELLYAEQNHLSYALIENRAGKFIDASAGSVASAAKDIKLPPDARISITNSPSPKGYPISAYTYLLVFQDQSYNKRTIETAKTLKNMLNWVVQDAQKYNEPMGYAKLPADAQKLALKIISSIKFGSKTL; this comes from the coding sequence ATGAAAACGCTTTACACCATCAGCATCATGCTCCTGTCAGCTGCACATGCCGTTTCGCTGCAGGGTGCGGGTGCCTCCTTCCCCTATCCTCTCTACAGCAAATACTTTGCTGAGTACAAAAAACTCAGAAACATCGAGGTGAATTACCAGAGCATTGGGTCTGGAGGTGGTCAAAGGCAGATCCTGCAGCAGACTGTGGACTTTGGGGCCAGCGATCAGCCAATGAGTGACCGTGATCTCAGGAAGGCCCTTCCGGGCAACAAACTGCTGCACATTCCCACTGCCCTCGGGGCAGTGGTGGTCACCTACAACCTGCCCGGGGTGAAAGCCCGACTCCAATTCGATGGGAAAACCCTCTCCAGCATCTTCATGGGGGACATCCGCCTGTGGAATGATGCAGCCATCGCCAAATTGAACCCTGGAGTGAAGTTGCCTCCCCTGCCCATCTCGGTGGCCAGACGGGCAGACAGCAGTGGGACCACCTACATCTTCACGGACTTTCTCTCCAAAATCAGTCCAGGGTTCCAGAAGAAGGTGGGCCGTTCTCAGGAGCCCAACTGGGGCAACTACACCATCGGTGCAAAGGGAAATGATGGAGTCACTGCGGTGGTGAAACAAACTCCGGGGTCCATTGGCTACGTGGAGTTGCTGTATGCGGAACAGAACCATCTGTCTTACGCCCTGATTGAGAACAGGGCTGGAAAATTCATTGATGCCAGTGCTGGCAGTGTGGCCTCTGCGGCAAAAGACATCAAATTGCCTCCTGATGCGAGAATCAGCATCACCAACAGTCCTTCTCCAAAGGGCTATCCCATCAGTGCCTACACGTATCTGCTGGTCTTTCAGGACCAGTCCTACAACAAACGCACCATAGAGACTGCAAAAACCCTGAAGAACATGCTGAACTGGGTGGTGCAAGATGCCCAGAAGTACAACGAGCCCATGGGTTACGCAAAACTGCCTGCGGATGCCCAGAAACTGGCCCTGAAGATCATCTCCAGCATCAAATTCGGCAGCAAGACCCTTTAA
- a CDS encoding aldo/keto reductase, with amino-acid sequence MIYRNFGTAGFQVSALGFGAGHIGWDQLDENFVGSLLNEVVNAGITLIDTARGYDLSEERIGRHLSWRRGDFILSTKGGYGVENTPDWTRENIHRGVDRALRTMRTDHLDIFHLHSCPLGTLQDEKLLKALQEVKTQGKVRAVAYSGENEALEWAVQSGVFDSIQCSVNPFDQRSIPLLSTAKDRGMGVIAKRPLGNVPWTYAERPTGQYAEEYWLRMQAMGYTPPIPWDEFALRFTVFTEGVSSAIVGSRNLQNILRNIEILEQGPLGSEVYLEMREVFEAHDQEWIGQV; translated from the coding sequence ATGATCTACCGGAACTTTGGAACAGCAGGCTTTCAGGTCTCCGCTCTGGGATTTGGCGCAGGCCACATCGGCTGGGACCAGCTCGATGAAAACTTCGTGGGCTCACTCCTCAACGAGGTGGTCAATGCTGGCATCACCCTGATAGACACTGCCCGGGGCTACGACCTCTCTGAGGAACGGATTGGGCGGCACCTGTCCTGGCGCAGAGGGGATTTCATCCTCTCAACCAAGGGAGGCTATGGGGTCGAAAACACCCCGGACTGGACCCGTGAAAACATCCACCGGGGGGTGGACCGTGCCCTGAGAACCATGCGCACCGATCACCTCGACATCTTCCACCTGCACTCCTGCCCTCTCGGAACCCTCCAGGACGAAAAGCTGCTGAAGGCCCTGCAGGAAGTCAAAACCCAGGGCAAGGTCCGGGCTGTCGCTTACTCCGGCGAAAACGAGGCCCTGGAATGGGCTGTTCAATCTGGCGTTTTCGACAGCATCCAGTGCAGTGTCAACCCCTTTGACCAGCGGAGCATTCCCCTGCTTTCCACCGCAAAAGACAGGGGCATGGGAGTGATTGCCAAGCGTCCGCTGGGCAACGTCCCCTGGACTTATGCAGAACGACCCACAGGACAGTATGCCGAAGAGTACTGGCTGCGCATGCAGGCCATGGGATACACCCCTCCCATACCCTGGGATGAATTTGCCCTCAGGTTCACCGTGTTCACCGAAGGGGTCAGCAGTGCAATTGTGGGCTCCAGAAACCTGCAAAACATCTTGCGCAACATTGAAATCCTCGAACAGGGACCACTGGGATCAGAGGTTTATCTGGAAATGCGCGAAGTTTTTGAAGCGCACGATCAGGAGTGGATCGGGCAGGTGTAA
- a CDS encoding dockerin type I domain-containing protein encodes MKWLVTLLLISGLAFAQTTPPADGGQPPVNETQNPEQPSTGTGTEQETPANPDESPEDAGETPADPAQEQTPVAPAPTSPATAPNPATEQPAQPAPETPKFPVVKIPVTVPEALRAPFQNALKVFSHDRVPLEAEFVASADTQFQTETDIPFNPDAGSRTLTSGNKRQVWINTATTLSQDLIWRVEAAKLLKLPDPTVLPKERTLTEQDKMALKTQFASKGDFNGDDRVDLLDLIILAKNMGVENPQKGDLNQDGTVNDQDYALFQQLYTR; translated from the coding sequence ATGAAGTGGCTTGTGACCCTCCTGCTGATTTCAGGGCTGGCTTTTGCCCAGACGACCCCTCCTGCCGATGGGGGACAGCCTCCGGTGAATGAAACCCAGAATCCTGAGCAACCCTCCACCGGGACAGGCACCGAACAGGAAACACCTGCCAACCCCGATGAAAGTCCCGAGGATGCCGGGGAAACGCCTGCTGACCCGGCCCAGGAACAGACCCCCGTTGCACCTGCCCCGACCTCTCCAGCAACGGCTCCCAACCCTGCCACAGAACAACCTGCCCAGCCTGCTCCGGAAACCCCCAAATTTCCGGTGGTGAAAATCCCGGTGACTGTTCCTGAGGCCCTGAGGGCACCCTTCCAGAATGCCCTGAAGGTGTTTTCACATGACCGGGTGCCTCTTGAAGCGGAGTTTGTGGCCAGTGCCGACACCCAGTTCCAGACCGAAACGGACATCCCCTTCAATCCAGATGCTGGAAGCCGCACCCTCACATCTGGCAACAAACGGCAGGTGTGGATCAACACGGCGACCACCCTCTCCCAGGACCTGATCTGGCGGGTGGAAGCAGCGAAACTGCTCAAACTCCCTGATCCAACAGTGCTCCCCAAAGAACGCACCCTGACCGAACAGGACAAAATGGCCCTGAAAACCCAGTTTGCCAGCAAGGGGGATTTCAACGGAGATGACCGTGTGGACCTGCTGGATCTGATCATCCTGGCCAAAAACATGGGAGTGGAGAACCCCCAGAAGGGTGATCTGAACCAGGATGGCACGGTGAACGATCAGGATTATGCGCTGTTTCAACAGCTCTACACCCGGTGA
- the ade gene encoding adenine deaminase, which translates to MEGYIRAALGQENVDLLIRNARMVSVLTREILDVDVAIHQGRFVGFGGEYQAQETLDARGAYLAPGFIDGHVHIESSMLAPSSFAAAVLPHGTTTVIAEPHEIVNVLGLKGQSWMLEAGRSSGMRVHVSTPSCVPASVFEAGCTHLKAEDIAEALREKGSLGLAEMMNYPGVLSGDAGVWSVLEAARGHRIDGHAAGLSGQRLQAYASAGIHSDHEAVTPEQAWDRLRAGMWLMVREGSAARNLKDLMPVLKKEPRRVMCVTDDVDVKELLALGHLDRVLKLAVAEGLDPIYALSLVTCNPAEYWGLHDLGAIAPGYRADFVLLEDLQDFTVLDTYVDGKPAQAGTVTPELLGGGVKLGKGWDQVTFPVAEHHPVIGVQATQIETRSLASGSSDGVKLVAIERHLGEETYASAYTSGIGLKRGAIGCTIQHDAHNLMVAGVSDDDIRLCARVIEEMQGGVAVIADGEVRARLPLPIGGLMSPLPPQVVAALQDEIERAAHALGCELPHPIMTLAFLGLSVIPSLKLTPLGLFDVERFELIQ; encoded by the coding sequence GTGGAAGGGTACATCAGGGCTGCATTGGGACAGGAAAACGTCGATCTGCTGATCAGGAATGCCCGCATGGTCAGCGTGCTCACCCGGGAAATTCTGGATGTGGATGTGGCGATTCATCAGGGCCGTTTTGTGGGCTTTGGAGGAGAGTATCAGGCCCAGGAGACCCTTGATGCCCGGGGTGCTTACCTTGCTCCCGGGTTCATTGATGGACATGTCCACATCGAATCCAGCATGCTGGCTCCATCCAGTTTTGCTGCAGCGGTGCTTCCCCACGGAACCACCACCGTCATTGCCGAACCCCATGAGATTGTGAATGTGCTGGGGTTGAAGGGCCAGAGCTGGATGCTTGAAGCAGGCCGGTCTTCAGGGATGCGGGTGCATGTGAGCACCCCTTCTTGTGTTCCTGCCAGTGTGTTTGAAGCAGGATGCACCCATCTGAAGGCAGAGGACATCGCTGAAGCCCTCAGGGAAAAAGGCTCTCTGGGGCTTGCAGAGATGATGAATTACCCGGGCGTCCTGAGTGGAGATGCTGGTGTGTGGTCTGTGCTGGAAGCTGCACGAGGCCACAGAATTGATGGGCATGCCGCTGGGCTCTCAGGCCAGAGGCTGCAGGCCTATGCCAGTGCAGGCATCCATTCCGACCATGAGGCCGTGACCCCGGAGCAGGCCTGGGATCGTCTTCGTGCAGGCATGTGGCTGATGGTCCGGGAAGGCAGTGCTGCCCGCAACCTGAAAGACCTCATGCCCGTGCTCAAGAAAGAGCCCAGACGGGTCATGTGCGTGACAGACGATGTGGATGTCAAGGAACTGCTGGCCCTGGGTCATCTGGACCGGGTCCTGAAGCTGGCTGTCGCAGAAGGTCTGGACCCCATTTATGCCCTCAGTCTGGTGACCTGCAATCCAGCAGAATACTGGGGTCTGCACGATCTGGGGGCCATTGCTCCTGGATACCGGGCTGATTTTGTGCTGCTGGAGGATCTGCAGGACTTCACGGTTCTGGACACCTACGTGGATGGGAAGCCCGCCCAGGCTGGAACCGTGACCCCTGAGCTTCTGGGTGGAGGGGTGAAACTGGGCAAAGGCTGGGACCAGGTCACTTTCCCTGTGGCAGAGCACCATCCAGTGATCGGGGTTCAGGCCACCCAGATTGAAACCCGCAGCCTTGCCTCTGGCAGCAGCGATGGGGTGAAACTGGTGGCCATTGAGCGCCATCTGGGTGAAGAAACGTATGCCAGTGCCTACACATCAGGCATTGGCCTGAAGCGAGGAGCCATCGGGTGCACCATCCAGCATGACGCCCACAATCTGATGGTTGCGGGCGTCAGCGATGACGACATCCGCCTGTGTGCACGGGTGATCGAGGAGATGCAGGGAGGCGTGGCGGTGATTGCTGATGGTGAGGTCAGGGCCAGACTTCCCCTGCCCATTGGAGGCCTGATGAGCCCCCTGCCGCCTCAGGTGGTGGCTGCTCTGCAAGACGAGATCGAGCGTGCTGCCCATGCCCTGGGTTGCGAGCTTCCCCATCCCATCATGACCCTGGCCTTTTTGGGCCTCAGTGTGATTCCATCGCTGAAACTGACCCCTCTGGGTCTCTTTGATGTGGAAAGGTTTGAGTTGATCCAGTAG
- a CDS encoding DUF4344 domain-containing metallopeptidase: protein MMWRVRWVVTVLLLGFAQAQMVLDFDRGDSKTHQTTQQVLSKSQYLKNVVRHFNDGLKLPQKITLQFLSCKQENAFYDPKKNLIQMCYELIDTYGRLEGTGKNSEKQLLNATLFTLVHEIGHALIDQLKLPATGREEDAVDQFATLALIALEDEDALLSGLLQFTFEASEETRQLDFGFADAHALGAQRLYNLVCLMYGSDKKAYRDLPKQFKIPENRLAQCAEEHQDALYAWSTLLKPHLKDLKKPLF from the coding sequence ATGATGTGGAGAGTCAGGTGGGTGGTCACCGTTTTGTTGCTCGGGTTTGCTCAGGCCCAGATGGTGCTGGATTTTGACAGGGGTGACAGCAAGACGCATCAAACGACCCAGCAGGTCCTCTCCAAAAGCCAGTATCTGAAAAATGTGGTGCGGCATTTCAATGACGGACTGAAACTGCCCCAGAAAATCACCCTGCAATTTCTGTCCTGCAAGCAGGAAAATGCCTTTTACGATCCCAAAAAGAACCTGATCCAGATGTGTTACGAGCTGATTGACACTTACGGGCGGCTTGAAGGGACAGGTAAAAATTCAGAGAAACAGCTGCTGAATGCCACGCTCTTCACCCTGGTGCATGAAATCGGGCACGCCCTGATTGACCAGTTGAAACTCCCTGCCACCGGTCGGGAAGAAGATGCGGTGGACCAGTTTGCCACCCTGGCCCTGATCGCCCTGGAAGATGAAGACGCCCTGCTGAGTGGCCTGCTGCAGTTCACTTTTGAGGCCAGCGAGGAAACCAGACAGCTGGATTTTGGTTTTGCAGATGCCCATGCCCTCGGTGCCCAGCGGCTGTACAACCTGGTGTGCCTGATGTACGGCAGTGACAAAAAAGCATACCGTGACCTGCCAAAGCAATTCAAAATTCCTGAAAACCGTCTTGCCCAGTGTGCAGAGGAACATCAGGATGCCCTTTATGCCTGGAGCACCCTGCTGAAACCCCATCTGAAAGATCTCAAAAAGCCCCTGTTCTGA